A window of Rufibacter sp. LB8 contains these coding sequences:
- a CDS encoding SUMF1/EgtB/PvdO family nonheme iron enzyme has product MFSVSPAGLLGTSRLRLFICCLLVLPFLAQGQTKKEANSGTIYQKFTPPGVAHLRDSIYIDVREMDNVSYLEYLYYVKKDSSAAYYQSQLPDSTVWQNSFPQLNLANPYYLRNPAFRFYPVVGVTYEQAVAYCQWRSALVNKGYRKGVIKKSKELKGYDITVEYRLPTKEEWEFAATAGLNPKVYPYGMARPSKGPAQTPAVVSSLVNCIDSLGISPPKGAVAHAMEFNVLEDFYFTTDAPGFSCLSEKSLGPEDVRYNPANALGLYNMIGNVAEMTATKGLAKGGTFKHSLAEISISRDFTYDAPTDWLGFRCVAVVHVKKK; this is encoded by the coding sequence ATGTTTTCTGTCTCCCCCGCAGGCCTTCTTGGTACGTCACGCCTTCGCCTGTTTATCTGTTGTCTGTTGGTATTGCCTTTCCTGGCACAGGGCCAGACCAAAAAAGAGGCGAATAGTGGTACTATCTACCAAAAGTTCACGCCGCCGGGCGTGGCGCACTTGCGTGATAGCATTTACATAGATGTCAGGGAAATGGACAATGTCAGCTACCTGGAATATCTGTACTATGTCAAGAAAGATTCCAGCGCGGCTTATTACCAATCACAATTGCCAGATTCCACGGTGTGGCAGAATTCCTTCCCGCAGCTTAACTTAGCCAACCCGTATTATCTTCGGAATCCAGCTTTCAGGTTTTACCCGGTGGTAGGTGTGACCTATGAACAGGCGGTGGCCTATTGCCAGTGGCGCAGTGCGCTTGTCAATAAAGGCTACCGGAAAGGCGTCATCAAAAAAAGCAAGGAGCTCAAAGGCTATGACATTACCGTAGAATACCGTTTGCCTACCAAAGAAGAATGGGAATTTGCCGCCACGGCTGGCTTAAACCCCAAAGTCTATCCTTATGGCATGGCAAGACCCAGCAAAGGCCCTGCACAAACGCCCGCGGTGGTTAGCTCCCTTGTGAACTGTATAGATTCTTTGGGCATTTCGCCCCCAAAAGGTGCTGTGGCCCACGCCATGGAATTCAATGTGCTGGAGGATTTCTACTTTACCACAGATGCGCCCGGGTTCAGCTGCTTGTCAGAGAAAAGCCTGGGGCCGGAGGACGTTCGGTACAATCCGGCGAATGCTCTTGGACTGTACAACATGATTGGCAACGTGGCCGAGATGACGGCTACTAAAGGCTTGGCCAAAGGCGGCACGTTCAAACACAGCCTCGCAGAAATCTCTATTAGCCGGGACTTCACCTATGACGCGCCCACCGATTGGCTTGGTTTCAGGTGCGTGGCCGTGGTGCATGTGAAAAAGAAGTAA
- the nth gene encoding endonuclease III: MRKQERYRHLISYFTQNFPEPETELAYRNPYELLIAVVLSAQCTDKRVNLVTVPLFDAFPSPEILATATAEHIFPYIKSISYPNNKAKHLAGLARMLVERFGGEVPSTIEELQLLPGVGRKTANVIASVIFNMPAMAVDTHVFRVSKRLGLVSAKARTPLEVERELLQHIPTDLVPKAHHWLILHGRYICLARTPQCERCPLTHFCAYFEKNWPNKPDDPQNKL, translated from the coding sequence ATGCGCAAACAGGAACGGTACCGGCACTTAATCTCCTACTTCACCCAGAACTTCCCAGAACCGGAGACTGAGTTGGCGTACCGCAACCCGTATGAACTGCTTATTGCCGTGGTGCTCAGCGCCCAGTGCACCGACAAACGAGTGAACCTGGTCACGGTGCCGCTGTTTGATGCCTTCCCTTCTCCAGAAATACTAGCCACGGCTACCGCCGAACACATTTTCCCTTACATCAAAAGCATTTCGTACCCCAACAACAAAGCCAAACATCTGGCTGGTTTGGCCAGAATGCTGGTAGAACGGTTTGGGGGCGAGGTGCCCAGCACCATTGAGGAACTGCAGCTGTTACCCGGCGTAGGCCGGAAGACCGCAAACGTAATTGCCTCGGTTATTTTCAACATGCCCGCCATGGCCGTGGACACGCACGTATTCCGGGTGTCAAAACGATTGGGGTTGGTGAGCGCCAAAGCCAGAACCCCGCTGGAAGTAGAACGCGAACTGCTCCAGCACATTCCCACAGATTTGGTGCCCAAAGCCCACCACTGGTTGATCTTGCACGGCCGCTACATCTGCCTGGCCCGCACGCCGCAGTGCGAACGTTGTCCCCTCACCCATTTCTGCGCCTACTTTGAGAAGAACTGGCCCAACAAACCAGACGACCCGCAGAACAAACTGTAA
- a CDS encoding RNA polymerase sigma factor, with amino-acid sequence MNTVQLSDSALISSYIAGNESAFEELVHRHKSKVYTTILLIVKDTYTAEDLLQETFIKAIHTMKSGRYNEEGKFSSWICRIAHNLAIDYFRREKRSPMITLEDGSNVFNTLSFSEESVESVRIKEETHARLRELIQLLPPAQKEVLIMRHYADMSFQEIAEATGVSINTALGRMRYALINLRKKMSLDTKAYDQNLYSE; translated from the coding sequence ATGAACACAGTACAGCTCAGCGATTCGGCGTTAATATCGTCGTACATTGCAGGTAACGAGAGTGCGTTTGAGGAATTGGTGCACCGCCATAAAAGCAAGGTGTACACCACCATTCTGTTAATAGTAAAGGATACCTATACCGCGGAGGACCTCTTGCAGGAAACCTTCATCAAGGCTATTCACACTATGAAAAGCGGCCGTTACAACGAAGAAGGAAAATTTTCATCCTGGATCTGCCGTATCGCCCATAACCTGGCTATTGACTACTTCCGGCGGGAGAAGCGCAGCCCTATGATCACCTTGGAAGACGGCAGCAACGTGTTTAACACACTAAGCTTCTCTGAGGAATCAGTGGAATCTGTGCGGATCAAGGAAGAAACCCATGCGCGCCTGCGGGAGCTGATTCAGCTGTTGCCGCCGGCCCAGAAAGAGGTGCTCATCATGCGCCACTACGCTGACATGAGTTTTCAGGAAATTGCAGAGGCTACCGGAGTTAGTATTAACACGGCATTGGGCAGAATGAGATACGCATTAATCAACTTGCGGAAAAAAATGTCCCTTGATACCAAAGCCTATGATCAAAACCTTTACTCAGAATGA
- a CDS encoding DUF6799 domain-containing protein, with protein sequence MKAFLLSAFFLSLVGLSSPEACFAQTSSSSDSLITKATIKDNTIFWQQGKLVQNKGGQLYEVQEPFQYANGTVVLPDGRVRTPDGKTVALKPKNAVSPQGRVVLVADDIFTYGAIVNHERQVVGDTETRIVVIDGQVTTVSNHQEKHVYSLAQEKKIQLLEQLVSLLEQRAKLLETALTAADRKTIQAYYDGLNKQLAAVEFQLQKLGSGK encoded by the coding sequence ATGAAAGCATTTCTTCTGTCTGCATTTTTTCTGAGCTTGGTTGGTCTGTCCTCGCCGGAGGCTTGCTTCGCCCAAACCAGTTCCTCTTCTGATTCCCTGATCACCAAGGCTACCATTAAAGACAACACTATTTTTTGGCAGCAGGGCAAGCTGGTGCAGAACAAAGGCGGTCAGTTGTATGAGGTGCAGGAGCCCTTTCAGTATGCCAACGGCACGGTGGTGTTGCCAGACGGCCGCGTGCGCACGCCAGACGGCAAGACGGTGGCGCTCAAACCCAAAAACGCGGTGAGCCCGCAGGGGCGCGTGGTGCTGGTGGCCGATGATATTTTCACCTACGGTGCCATTGTGAACCATGAACGCCAGGTGGTAGGCGACACCGAGACCCGCATTGTGGTCATTGACGGACAGGTAACTACCGTCTCTAACCACCAGGAGAAGCACGTGTACAGCCTGGCGCAGGAGAAAAAGATTCAACTGCTGGAGCAATTGGTCAGCCTGCTGGAGCAGCGCGCCAAACTGCTGGAGACCGCCCTCACAGCCGCAGACCGCAAAACCATACAAGCCTATTATGACGGGCTCAACAAACAGCTGGCCGCCGTAGAATTTCAACTGCAAAAGTTGGGCTCCGGTAAATAG
- a CDS encoding DUF202 domain-containing protein, translated as MEYNIYMTPEFKKEVKQDLKVKEKANAEIKDTLAIERTEFSNERTFLAYLRTALSLIIAGFSLHQFFNTNASMWLAAIIIPVGVVIGVVGLYKFMAKRALIKRKREAYVPAKQMLALLKAEKAKETDPRYSGVA; from the coding sequence ATGGAATATAACATTTACATGACACCGGAATTTAAAAAAGAGGTCAAGCAGGATCTCAAAGTCAAGGAGAAGGCGAACGCCGAGATCAAGGATACGCTGGCCATTGAGCGGACCGAGTTCTCCAATGAGCGAACGTTTCTGGCTTATCTCAGAACGGCGCTCTCGCTCATTATTGCGGGTTTTTCGCTGCACCAGTTCTTTAATACCAATGCGTCTATGTGGCTGGCGGCCATTATTATTCCCGTTGGGGTAGTGATAGGCGTGGTTGGGTTGTACAAGTTTATGGCCAAGCGCGCCCTCATTAAACGAAAGCGCGAAGCCTATGTGCCGGCCAAGCAAATGCTGGCCCTGCTCAAAGCCGAAAAGGCGAAAGAAACAGATCCGCGCTACAGCGGCGTGGCCTAA
- a CDS encoding group III truncated hemoglobin — MTATPQQDITTQEDVIQLVDTFYAHVNQDELLGPIFNQVAQVDWEHHLPNMYNFWGTVLFGTMAYKGQPFPKHLALPIDRSHFTRWLALFVQTVDELFTGTMADQAKQKAASIANIFQMKMGLWAVPQPKS; from the coding sequence ATGACCGCCACGCCCCAACAAGACATAACCACCCAGGAAGACGTTATCCAGTTAGTAGACACGTTCTACGCCCACGTAAACCAAGACGAATTGCTGGGACCCATCTTTAACCAAGTGGCCCAGGTTGACTGGGAACACCATCTGCCCAACATGTACAATTTCTGGGGAACTGTGTTGTTTGGCACCATGGCCTACAAAGGGCAACCGTTTCCTAAACACCTGGCGCTGCCCATTGATCGGTCACACTTTACGCGTTGGCTGGCCTTGTTTGTACAGACGGTAGATGAACTGTTCACGGGTACCATGGCAGACCAGGCCAAACAGAAAGCCGCCAGCATTGCCAATATCTTCCAGATGAAGATGGGGCTCTGGGCCGTGCCCCAACCCAAGTCATAA
- a CDS encoding MFS transporter codes for MTTPAPAPEERHDPYAVLRLPEFRRFISARFCITLAMQIQAVVVGWQIYDLTKDPLSLGLIGLAEAIPSITVALYAGHVADIVPRKRIIMTVLSVLLFCSLALLVYTMEVGHFLRTWGTTPIYAIIFLSGIARGFMGPAVFSFMPQLVKDRKLYSNAISWSSTTWQAASVAGPAIGGLLYAFGGVTMAFGVDAALVLLALIFYSLIAGRPLPQTEGPKLNIKESLQTGLKFVFGNQIILSALALDMFAVLFGGAVILLPIFASDILKIGPEGLGALRSAPAIGSVGMALFLAYRPITKNAGKKMLWCVAGFGACMIGFGLSNWFWLSFFLLLLSGLLDSVSMIIRSTLIHTFTPEHMKGRVSSVNNIFVGSSNEIGSFESGLAAKLLGVVPSVVFGGTMTLLVVAFTSWKADKLRKLSL; via the coding sequence GTGACTACACCTGCCCCAGCCCCCGAAGAACGCCATGACCCCTACGCGGTTCTGCGTCTCCCAGAATTCAGACGCTTCATATCGGCGCGTTTCTGTATTACGCTGGCCATGCAGATACAAGCCGTGGTGGTGGGCTGGCAAATCTATGACCTCACCAAAGACCCTTTGTCCCTTGGGTTAATTGGTCTCGCCGAAGCCATTCCGTCCATCACCGTTGCCTTGTACGCCGGGCACGTCGCTGATATTGTGCCGCGCAAGCGCATTATCATGACGGTGCTGAGCGTGTTGCTGTTCTGTTCCTTGGCGCTCTTGGTTTACACCATGGAAGTAGGCCATTTCCTGCGCACCTGGGGCACCACGCCTATTTACGCCATTATTTTTCTGAGCGGCATCGCTCGCGGGTTCATGGGTCCGGCGGTGTTCTCGTTCATGCCGCAACTGGTCAAAGACCGAAAGTTGTATTCCAACGCCATTTCCTGGAGCAGTACCACCTGGCAGGCGGCCTCGGTGGCCGGTCCCGCCATTGGCGGATTACTCTACGCATTTGGCGGCGTGACCATGGCCTTTGGCGTAGATGCCGCGCTGGTGCTGCTGGCCTTGATTTTCTACAGCCTCATTGCCGGCAGGCCGTTGCCGCAGACCGAAGGACCCAAACTCAATATCAAGGAAAGCCTGCAGACGGGCCTTAAATTTGTATTCGGGAACCAGATTATCTTGAGCGCCCTGGCCTTGGATATGTTTGCTGTGCTCTTCGGTGGCGCTGTGATTCTATTGCCCATCTTCGCCTCAGACATTCTCAAAATCGGTCCCGAGGGTTTGGGTGCTTTGCGCTCTGCCCCGGCTATTGGCTCGGTGGGCATGGCCCTGTTTCTGGCCTACCGGCCGATCACTAAAAACGCCGGTAAGAAAATGCTATGGTGCGTGGCTGGCTTCGGGGCGTGTATGATTGGCTTCGGGTTGTCCAATTGGTTCTGGCTCTCGTTTTTCCTACTGCTTTTGAGCGGCCTGCTGGACAGCGTTTCCATGATTATCCGGTCCACCTTGATTCACACCTTTACGCCCGAGCACATGAAAGGCCGCGTCTCCAGTGTGAACAACATCTTTGTTGGCTCCAGCAACGAAATCGGTTCCTTTGAGTCTGGCCTGGCCGCTAAACTATTGGGCGTAGTACCGTCGGTGGTGTTTGGCGGAACCATGACGTTGTTGGTTGTGGCCTTCACTTCCTGGAAAGCCGATAAGCTGCGGAAGTTGAGTTTGTAA
- a CDS encoding efflux RND transporter periplasmic adaptor subunit: protein MKASFITYSLASLFLFSACSEKDNPKTADAASTEITTTELLTLTEQQMQNAGVELGAASEQRLGSTLQLSGQVDAPPTSVVSISVPYGGFVKTMNLLPGQHVRKGQVLATLQHQDYVQLQQDYLDTRARLNLANLEYKRQQELTDEKVSALKTLQQVRAEREVLQNSLAALREKLLMININPARLQNGKITRTISISSPINGFVKNTFANVGKMVTPSDVLFELVNTSDLHLQLNAFQQDVPYLRVGHTLTYTLPNDAKPHTAKIILIGHSVEGDKTIPVHAHLENHDEHKLLPGMYVTATVNIEEKAVIALPESAVVQFEGKSYVFVGNGQNQFTRVEVTTGLKGDGFVEVQLPSEVQSSNRIAVKGAYNLLAMQENTAEEE from the coding sequence ATGAAAGCATCTTTTATCACCTATAGCCTGGCCAGCCTTTTCCTGTTTTCTGCCTGTTCTGAGAAAGACAACCCGAAAACCGCTGATGCTGCATCCACAGAAATCACTACCACTGAGTTACTCACCCTCACCGAGCAGCAGATGCAGAACGCGGGCGTAGAATTAGGCGCGGCTTCTGAGCAGCGGCTGGGCAGCACCTTGCAACTTTCCGGCCAGGTAGACGCCCCGCCCACTAGCGTGGTCAGCATTTCGGTGCCCTACGGCGGCTTCGTGAAAACCATGAACCTGCTGCCGGGCCAGCACGTGCGCAAAGGTCAAGTGCTGGCCACGTTACAACACCAGGATTACGTGCAGTTGCAGCAGGATTACCTGGACACCCGCGCGCGCCTGAACCTGGCCAACCTGGAATACAAGCGTCAGCAGGAACTTACTGACGAGAAAGTTAGCGCCCTTAAAACCTTGCAACAGGTGCGCGCCGAGCGCGAAGTACTGCAAAACAGCCTGGCCGCGCTCCGTGAGAAACTGCTGATGATTAACATAAACCCCGCCCGGCTGCAGAACGGCAAAATCACCCGAACTATCAGCATTTCTTCGCCCATTAACGGCTTCGTGAAAAACACTTTTGCCAACGTGGGCAAGATGGTGACGCCTTCTGATGTGCTGTTTGAATTGGTGAATACCAGTGATTTACACCTGCAGCTGAACGCGTTTCAACAAGACGTGCCTTACCTGCGCGTGGGCCATACCCTCACCTATACTCTTCCTAATGACGCCAAACCCCACACCGCCAAAATCATTCTGATAGGCCACAGCGTGGAAGGCGACAAAACCATTCCCGTGCACGCGCACCTGGAAAACCATGACGAGCACAAATTACTGCCCGGCATGTACGTCACCGCCACCGTGAACATTGAGGAAAAAGCCGTCATCGCCTTACCAGAATCCGCTGTGGTGCAGTTTGAAGGGAAATCTTATGTATTTGTAGGCAACGGCCAGAATCAGTTTACCCGCGTGGAAGTGACTACTGGGCTCAAGGGCGATGGATTTGTAGAAGTGCAGCTGCCTTCTGAAGTACAGTCTTCTAACCGGATTGCTGTGAAGGGCGCGTACAACTTGCTGGCCATGCAGGAGAATACGGCGGAGGAAGAGTAA